The DNA sequence tataattatatatataatcctgtatttttaattaaattagttaattattataaaataaaaatgaatacatatataataatactatacaataatctttaaataataaaaattatactgaaacaaaatataattatacaaTGAAACAAAAATATTGGGATGATCATAATTTTGAGTATTCATACATCTCAAACTAGAATAAGTATACTCATATAATACACTTAGAGTTTACTGCTAATAAACTAGGAAAAACCAAAACATTATATCATATAAATGTATCTTAGCTTCTGATAAAAGATATCATCATCAACCATACATCTTTCAATTTCCATCTTTGTCACTAAACCATCATGATCAGCATCTCAATCTTCACTCGCATCTTCAGAATTATCCTGCAtaattatatagaaaaataattataatttgaaaaagtaCAACAAGAAAAAAGTAATTAACATATACAATATCCGAGCGGCATAGGATAATTGAAACTActcttcttttcatttcaccaaaaacataaaataagaaacaaaatcATACTATGtttgaataaataattaaataaaccAAAGTCTTTTGCTTTAAAATAACAATCATATTCAGGGAATACTATAAATCACCATAAAGGACATAACTAAAAAACGGAGTAACACGACTTCATACTAAATGggaactaaaataaaaaactcaaGTGCATTGTGCAAGTGACAAGCAGCGCATAATAGCATGAAAAAACAAAACCAGAAAAATCAGAAAAATCAGAAAAATTACAACTTCCACCctgataacaataataataaaattacataacgaaaaaacaaaaccaaaaagCCCAAATCACagctttcatcttcttcaatttcagttcaaattaaaaaatttggcATCCTCCTAAGTtctaacaaataaaaattttaaacttaacAGTAGATATTCAGAATCCTAATTAACaattaacaatatataaaaaaatattagggAATAAAAAAAAACTGGTCATACCATATTTATGTTTGGAATATGTGTTGATCCATGAGCGCTATTTGCATCAATTGGAGAGTGTTGGGCATCTTGTAACAAAGCTTCAATTTCTTCCGGCCTCATTCCAGGTTCAGATCGCTGAACTAGTAACTTAATCATGTTTCGCAATCCATGAAGGTCAGCCTCTTGGTGCTGCTGTTTGGCTTTCATGTCTCCAAGTTCAGCCTTCAAAGATGTGACTTCCTCTTGGTGTTGTTGCTTGAGTTCAGAAATTTCTGCATACTTTTTTAAGTCACTTCGTGTAACAGATCTTCCATAGCACCTAACCCGACCTGGTTGTTCTTTTCCAAATAAAGACTCAAAAGCTTCCTCATCTGTTTCACCAGCAGCTTGGCGGTTTTGGAATTCATCCTAATTAAAAGAAACATTTGAAATAGAATTAATTACTGTATCCTAAATTTGACTTATAATCATTAGTAATTCAATGAACTCTCATACAATTGCATCTTGTATTTCCTGATcaatttccttcctttttcGACTTGTTCGAGTAGCAAGGAACATTTCAAAccttttttataaaatataaaatataaaattaaaaataaattatttttttatattttttaaaatgaaacgTACCTTTGTGGGTGCTGGGTGAAGAGAAATTCTTGCTCTTGTTATAACTCCAAATTGTCCTAAGCCTCCAAGAACCGCGTGAAATAACTCTGAATTCTTTTGCTTAGAACATGTTATTAAATCTCCCTTTCCTAAAAAGAAACCACAcaaattcattaattaattaaataatatggAAAAACTTGAACTCATAATCATGTAATTCTGATA is a window from the Arachis stenosperma cultivar V10309 chromosome 3, arast.V10309.gnm1.PFL2, whole genome shotgun sequence genome containing:
- the LOC130969639 gene encoding uncharacterized protein LOC130969639; this translates as MLKLMLFMFDLQSLVWLLPSKGKGDLITCSKQKNSELFHAVLGGLGQFGVITRARISLHPAPTKDEFQNRQAAGETDEEAFESLFGKEQPGRVRCYGRSVTRSDLKKYAEISELKQQHQEEVTSLKAELGDMKAKQQHQEADLHGLRNMIKLLVQRSEPGMRPEEIEALLQDAQHSPIDANSAHGSTHIPNINMDNSEDASED